The following are encoded together in the Bactrocera neohumeralis isolate Rockhampton chromosome 6, APGP_CSIRO_Bneo_wtdbg2-racon-allhic-juicebox.fasta_v2, whole genome shotgun sequence genome:
- the LOC126761657 gene encoding uncharacterized protein LOC126761657, whose protein sequence is MGKNIEKISVKTKVDFYNVECTVTDPSYVYFDTCKIKAVNRTYKYFTMIAKFPRRQPVHNISMTFALLRRANGYKPFLYNFTVDCCKYMKKRNNPVINYFHSWFEKYSTINRTCPYGPQDEVVDKLPVSHINRMTTEILPVPQGQYVFHTSWLFYNTKVAIVKLFFQIM, encoded by the exons ATGGGTAAGAATATAGAGAAG ATCAGTGTGAAGACAAAGGTGGACTTCTATAATGTGGAATGTACTGTCACCGATCCAAGTTATGTATACTTCGATACCTGCAAAATAAAAGCGGTCAATCGCACTTACAAATACTTCACGATGATCGCAAAATTCCCCAGACGTCAGCCAGTTCACAATATTTCG ATGACCTTTGCTTTGCTACGAAGAGCCAACGGCTATAAGCCCTTCTTGTACAACTTCACTGTCGATTGCtgtaaatatatgaagaaaCGCAATAATCCCGTTATCAATTATTTTCACAGTTGGTTTGAGAAGTATTCCACGATTAACAGAACTTGCCCATATGGGCCG CAAGATGAAGTCGTCGATAAACTTCCTGTGAGTCACATCAACCGTATGACCACCGAAATCCTTCCGGTACCACAGGGGCAATATGTGTTCCACACAAGTTGGCTTTTTTACAATACAAAGGTAGCAATTGTTAAATTATTCTTTCAAATAATGTAA